Genomic window (Theileria annulata chromosome 4, complete sequence, *** SEQUENCING IN PROGRESS ***):
GCATGTGTAGCAATCCTCATTCAGGAATATTATGTAACCAAGCAAATTAAAAATGCTAATTTAATgttgaaattatttattaattggagaaatttgaataaataacaaACTTCGTGTGGAATCTCACAACATATCATAAACTAActatatatgtataattatagttatgcaatttttaaaattaaaatttttaatattttcatctttGTGATATTTTTTTTTCTTTCATCATTGATAAGAATTTTACAGGATCAACTCTTCCTCTGAACCTCGACTGTGACTCCactgaaaataattatataatataaattgtgtATATTAGAGGTAATAACAAACATTCTTGGTTATCCTGTTTTTCTTGTCGCCTTTTCGTTCTGGctaaaatcaaattattaaccatataaattgttttaagTATTTTGTGTAATTATTCATTTGACTTACAAGTTGAGTTTGTATCAGGAACGGTCGGCATCAACTCTATTGCTTGAGTTCTTGGCTTTTCCTACAAACATAATGTTAGaagtaaaaattatattagtgtatgtatattatttaattatgttTTTGTTACCTGAGTAATGTAAGGATGATTAAGAGCATCTTTGGCAGAAATTCTTTGATTAGGGTCAATATTTAGCATTTTCTTCAGTAAATCTAGCCCTAACTCAGTCATACAAGTTGACCCATGAACCATACCACCCATTATTCCTACctaaaataaatcaattagTATGTTCACTACCTTGAAAACATTTTCAAATGAAGGATTATATTTGTGTATTTGAAATTTGTTACTCACAATTCCAGGTAGTTTAGAGAACCCTGGCCAGTTCTCTTCATTTGGAGATCCGCACAGTCtgaatattttatctaatGTATCTGCGTCATTTGTTCCCATAAACAAGGGCCTTGATAGTATAAGTTCAGCAAAAATACAGCCAATGCTCCAAACATCGGTTTTTTCAGTATAATAAGGCTCGCCAAGAAACAACTCAGGCGCTCTGTACCAATGCGTTACAACATTATGTGTGTATTTCCTTATAGGAACGCCGAATTTCCTAGCCATTCCAAAATCACAAATCTTTACAAGCCCGCTATTATTGTATAGTATATTTGTTGTTTTAAGGTCACGGTGCATTACCCAGTTCTGGTGAAGGTAGTTTATTCCATCCAGAAGTTGTTTGAGGAGGCATTTTCTCTCAGACAATGTAAAGTTTGGTCTGTTTTCCTCCAATAATGTCTTCAGCTCATGCTCCACATACTCCATGACCATGTAAAACTGGTCTTGTTTCTTATTTGTAACAATTTCTTTGACAGATAGAATGTTCGGGTGATTTAGTTGTAGCAGTATCGAAATCTCTCTCAGGTATGTTAATGGGAATCCTTCTTTCCACTGAACATCATGATACTTGATGTGTTTTAACGCAACTATTTTTCCAGTTTTTATTTCCAACGCTCTGTATACTGTTCCATAAGTACCTTCTGATATCTTATTTAAACACTTAAAACACTCAACATCTCTACATGGTTTATAGTCTAAAATGAAACGGTTAGGTTCAGCTTCTTTAAACTCAGAAATACATTCAgatttagatttattataaCTTTTAGATAGTTCATTTACAATAGTTTCATTGTTTGAAGTAACACATTCTGCGATTTTTGATTTAACTGGCTCAGAATCATCAGTTTTAGAGTGAGAAGACTCAtcttttttataaatatcaGTTGAAGTATTCCCGTAATTTTCAGGTGTTAGCAAATAATCTTCCTCATCCATACTAATGaatgataaatattgtcattttaaacaaaataaaaaatcaatagATTAAGAGTGATTTTGTTAATcataaaaacaaatattgattaaaatatacttaaaatacatatactaaaattttattacttttttagtttaaaataattattatattcaacATTTTAATTCCCCATGGGATTCTATTTCGAACtatcatataatttaatttcactataaatgatataattgatttatattttatattaaaatatgtaaatatatttttgtttaatatacaaGGTTCAAAAAcacattatttttcattttgtattatattcCCTTTTGTATTTgtgttaaattttaatacattttattataatatgaataataatggtATCATTAGACGAAAAGGTCCCGAATGTTTACAACATATTCAAGGGATCCTTAGTTGGAGGTcagtttatttaataataaaacgTATTTAGGTATGATaataaacatatttttaacACCTTGTGACGTCGTAAAGAATTATTGGTACTATAACAACTCCTTGAGTAAATGCAGGACTCAAATGTCATCATTAAATGTAGTAAAacatatatacaataaaaaTGGTTTACAAAGTTTTTGGCTAGGTAATTTAATCTctctttaaaaaataaatttaattaggTTTTACCTGGTCGACTCCGTTGACTATATTTGGTCAATCGatgtttttatatacttatgATAACATTAAGAATTATGTTTCTCCACCAATTGCTAGTTTGATTTCTAGATTCATTTCTCTTGTACTTTCTCAACCACTTGATTGTATGCGTACATATTACCAGGCAACACTATACACATCTCAGAGAGTCACATTCAAAGGAATTATAAAGAACAATGGTTTTATGTCACTATATAAAGGATTTAATTCAACACTGATTCGGGATGTACCATTTTCCATTATTCACTGGCCCATAAATGAGTTTTtatatgataaaataacatcGTAAGCAGTattttattgaatatataattaataatttaattaaaaatttgatAGTCTGAGGGTATACGAAAGAAGGAAAATGAATAAACTTGAGTCAGTTCTCATTCCATTTGGATGTGGTACAGTATCATCACTAATCGCAACTTTCATATCGCAGCCTTTTGATATAGTTAAAACGAACCTACAAGTAATACTCTAagatttaaatgataatcattcaaaaattataatgattaattataatttttagactGTAGGAGTGGATACGGAGGAAGCAAAAATACACCCAAACTCCTCTGGAAAgtttagtatattatcAGAATTAAAGCGAATAAGGGGTACTTATGGGATAAGAGGTCTATTTATAGGAGTAATGCCGAGAATAATTAAAGTTGTTCCGGGGTCTGCTATAATGTCGGCAACATACCACATATTCAACTGATAAAAAATAGAATTCACTAAAATAAGAATCATtagaatctaataaatGCACATAATGTTGTAAATTACtataatgtaataaaaatcTGTGATGTTATTTTCGATTAACGCTGTTACGGTTAAGTTcatgtataaaatataacgaaaaatgtgtaattattaaaatttaaaaaatatttttaaatttttaaaaattttaaaaatagaTTCCGGTGCATcaaaattacataaataaGTACATGATAATATGTAGGGAGACgtaaaattagtttattcATTCTGAATTTACTCTcattaatgaaatttattatttatgtataCTCCTAAAAAAACAAAAGCCGAGGATGGCTTCTATCCTAGATCGCAGTATGAATTTGGATCCTCATCACAACTTGATTCCAACTCATTCAACTGTATGACTCAGAATAGCAATGATGAGACGACTTTTTATACACAAGCCGACAAGCGCGTTATTCTAAACAAAAATCTGGTTAATTTTAACGTCGGGGGAGTTAAATACACAACCACAATGTCAACTTTATCAAACGATGCGAATTCCAAGCTCTACAAATATGCATACTTCACAATTAATGGCATAGAAACACACGATAAggaatataattttgacggattctttaattttacagaCTCTAACTCAGGAGGAGTTGCAAACATCTTTATTGATCGAGACGGGAAGATTTTCCAGTACATTTTAAACTACCTCAGGGATGGGGACGTAATTTGCCCAGATGACCCTTTTGTATACCAGTCAATACTCTCGGATGCTAAATTTTACATGCTCAGAGGATTGGTAGATGCGGTTTCCCGCATTATAAATAAACAGGAGGTTCTTCCTGAACCTAAGCTTAATATTCCCGAACCAATTCATGAAGTCGAAGAACTTTCATCTCAAAAAACTCAGTTTGAATTTTGTGATAGTATTCCACTGACTCAACACACTAATTGTGATGTTTATCTACCCCCTCataatgtatttttaagAATAGAGGAGAATGTAAGTTGATTCTATTACATATTTTCACCtcatatatttaatattacatcactatattattattcagGACAATATAGAAGAATCTATTCAATTTGTTCAGACTACGCCAGTAAGGTTACTGGGCGAGCAGACGTTTTCCACGACTGCAGACTTCTAATGTactataaaattgttatattatattactattatcTTTATCCTTGGCCTTAAAAAATGCGTAAATGCTTGGGAGTTTATTGTTGTTTGCTAGAGGATCCATATTTTTACCATTGTTTCCAATTTCATAATTGGGTTTTAACTTAGATTTTGGTTTCCTGATACCTGTTGGATCTGGCGAGGAACCTGGACTAGCTGAGGGATATGCGATGAATGTGTTTCTCCTTTCATGCGATGACACCAACTTAGAGCGTTCATTGTTTGCGTAATCCGGTGTTACAAGCTTAACCTTTTTGATTTTAGAATACTTCATGGTTCTTCCAGGCgttaaattcatttgacCGGACATGCTTGTATCCAGAACGTTCTTCGTCCTATTGTTAATGAATGGGCTCATTGGATgattattagttaaaaaGGACGAAGGTGTTAATTGTCCTGAATGCTCCGAGTTATGGTCCATGGAATTCttatttgatttttgtGGTCTCATCCTGGTGCAACTACCACTGTAGTTGTCATTGATTCCAGGCAGCTCAATCTTCTTTTCCTCCACAGGAGGGTTAAAATACGAATACATTTTAATGAACTCcctaattcattattagttatttaattataataatatttagtaataaataGGTTAATTACATCCTCAACTTcttgtaaataatatcagTTTCGTCACGCTCATTCTTCAGCTTCCTGTTCCTCTCGGTCAAATCAGATACTGaactaaaaaatatttagaaaaCAAGTTTTTACTTTTCAAGCTCCACTATCCTTGAAGTTAGGATGTTCATGTTCTCCTCATGGGtaaactaaataaaaattagtttaataaataagaataCTTGGGAGAGGAACGACTTTAAATTCTCGGCTTCTGGAATATTTTGATTCTCAAGACTAAATAAGATTAAGGGAAATCAAACAAACTATCTGGAAACATGTGAGAACTTAGTGAGCTTCTCATTAAGGTCAATAACCTTGTTGGCAAGTCCGTTAATTGTCGTGATGTTCTTTTCGTTAGTAAATTTGAGGTCCTTGTTCTCAGTAGTCAAGGCTTCTTTAATTGAAATCtcttcatttaattttgattgGAGATCATCATTCTCAGTctaaaacaaaaatataatatagaattttaaatagaaaattattgtataataaattagttaaacCTTGAGAGATTGTATCTTTTGAGAAAGATCGAGATTGTCAGAAGATGCCTGACTTAACTGATGCCTTAGATGATCATATTCTTTCtataaaacaaaatataaaaagaGAAACCGACTTTAGTTATGTTTGAATTTACATTCTCATCACTAGAAGATGAATTTTCGTTAGAATCTggaaaatgtgtaaaatgtgtaaatacAATTACCAGATCTCGAGATGGAATAATTTAGAGGAATGACCTTATTAATGTTCACAGATGTTCTACATAAAGGACAACTTCCGGTCTTAAGTTTAAGTCTATTAAACCAGGTATTTAAACTaaagtaaattaaattaaattaatttttttaatgaGTTAATAATATGGTTTGTGTTAATGCAATAAACGTAGATAAttaagaaataaattaagaatataaagCAATACCATTCACTATGGAAAATATGTCCACAGGTAGGCAGAAGAGTTAAATTTGTGAGTAATCTGTCATAACATATGATACAAAAGGGGAATTCCCATGACTCCATTAGAAAAAGCgataataaatgaaattaaatatttaacataattaaattataataattataaataaaacgaatattatacatttaatgaaataaaataataacaaaatattGTTCTTATAACCGCACATGCTTATTGATGTTGAATTCTATCtcaaataaaattttaatattattatttcatattatctaaacaatatttaaaaatgttttcgatgtgtaaaatttgatttacAATATGGATTCGTCCAGGCTATCTGATATTCATATACAAAGGGATAGCTTTGAGCTTATCGATGTCACTGAAGATGAATATAAAGGTTTGATTCGtctacaaataattttgtatagAATCCAAGCTCTTCATTGAGAGCCCAGACGCTATTATGGATGAGTCGGTTTTCTTTCACATTAAGAAGGTCATTTCATATCTCTTCTGCATCGAAAAGCATAAACCAGATAAAGAGTCTAGACTCAATATAGACCCTGAAAACAAAGCTTATGAAAGTGAATTCGCAAAGCAGCTTAATAGAGACGTTCTTAATACATTGGTCGATGGATATGTGGGCTATGCTTGGTTATGCGAAGTTTGCTCAAGATGGATCAATTTTCTATCAAATTCAGCAAAGAACGATGATTTCTCAGGTACTTTTATagtttatatactaattatatataattataatatatttgtttaaatttacatataGAGAATAAGGATTGCATGTTTGACGGATCAAAAGCAATTGTATGTGTACATTTTCTAACATCAATTTAGATACAGGAGGCACTTATGTCCTATTTAACCTCAAAATATGATACTGATAGGATGAGttagttttttaaaattttaaatgtgaCTTTAGGAATATATATGGAGGATAAGCTTAGTCATGACAGTTGGAATCCACCAGAACTTTATTGGAACCTAATGAAGGTATTGAATAGaataattacaatttttagTCTCCTCTTGTTGTTTCACATATGCTAAAAATATATCGCGATAAGCCAAAGGACGAGTTCTTGTCCTCATGGTACCAAGACTACATGAACAACTTCAGTTCGTATATCAAGATGGAACAAAGTGAAGTAAACAAGGAAGGCTTGTCTAGAATTACAAGCAACTTCAGTGTTTTCACTCTAAGAATATCAGAGGAGATCCATAAATTTCTTCTTACggtattattatatagttatttacaAATCAATAACCTCACATTCTCATTAATTATCAGAATAACTCTTCGGAATCAATTGAATTAGACTCACTCGATTCAATAAGTCCATTGTTTTGGCACGCAGAAAATGCATATATATACTCTCAAGCTCTACTCCACTTTATTTATCAATGGAGGATTGACTTAAGGGGTTGTAGGAGATTGTCTCAACTTATCGCTAAAGCTACAACATACCCAAATGAAATACTTCGAGAGTCTCAGCTTAATATAGACTCTGTACTAGAATGGTCAGTGTCACAAATTCACCTACTGATGACTAACTTTTCAAGGTATTGCAAAACCATATTAACAATTATCTAATATTTAGATTTCCAACCCTACACTCATCATTTAAGAGACTATTGTCGAGcaaaaaatcaaatgaagataaatttaacCACCAGGAACTATGTGATTTTTATGATGAACTTAGTAAAACACTAAAGGCCTTCGATAGTTATGGGTTTCTTCTATTTGATATCAGATCAGCTCCAAAAACaggtattttaaaaaacaatatGAATTTCATACTTATtcttatatataataaacttTAGAAAAAGAACATGATGATTCAAGTGAAGAAATCGTTGTGGATGAATCAGTATCTCAATTTGGAGATAAAAGGGCTGATGAATACATGAGACTTAGAAACGCACCAGAAATGCCACCCCTGGAAGCAATAAGGGAGAGTAATCTACTGAATGACCTTATAGACGATTTTTCAAACAGAGattctaatattaaggAGTCAAATTCGTGGATTAAGTACGCAAACCTGCTGGTAATGTTATCAGTACTTTCTCCCTACGAACTTCTATACTTCCACTACTATGAAAAGGTctcaaattatattaagaAACTACCTCAAAGAGAAGTTTGGCAACAGTTTTACTTACCTCCAGATGAGTATGAGTCAGATGACTCGATAGGATCAATTGAAAGATACAGAGATTATGGAGCAATGTATGATCAAGAATATGGATCGTCAGAGGAACATAGTGATGgtaatagaaaatttatttaattttttttagcATCTAGTATAACAGCATCAGACGAATATGAAATCAAGACTGAATCGCATGTCCACAAGGCTTGGCAAACCGAGACTTCAAATTCTATACTTTCATCCAACGTTTTCTCATCAAGTTCAAGTAATAAgaaattatctaaatctAGAAAAAGAAATGGATATATGGGTAGTGATAATACTGATGGATCTAAATCGCATGATTCTGCAAATAGAGAAAACTTTAAATCAAGGTCAGGTTCAagttattataatataaagaGAAGAAAACCCTCACATGATTATGAGGATGCTCTTATGGATGACGTGGGAAGTGAGTATATGGAAATTAAAAGCACTCTTGAAAGTGCAATATACaacaatataaatgaaCAGACTAAGCTTGGTCCTGGTAAAAATATCTCTAAGGAACGGCTTGATGAGATGAAACAACTCTATTCTCAGTTTAAGTTAAAGTGTGATAAGTTGATGAACATTGCAAGGAATGATTTGTACAGCCTATATAGCATCATTCACAATCAGCAAGATACTGTAGAGGGAGAGTATGAAATGAGGAAGTTCATTGAAACCAACATAGCCTCATCAGTTGTAATTTCTTACATAAACCAACGAGTTTTAAAGAGCAGAAACATAAACGAGCTCAGTGATATCAAGCTCATGCTCCTGAAGGAGATCGCAGATAAACACCCAGTTAAAAGAggtttaataattctacTTCTTAGGTTTGTCCAACactttataaaattttcaggGATTTTTGTAAGCTTTGCGTTATCGGCAACATGGATGAAAGCCCAAATAAACTGGAGGTTAACTCTAATCATTTTAacttattatatatagagGTTGGAAGCAATTGTGGATTTGTTGGTTTATATTTCAAGATTCGATCGTCAGTgtataacaataatatcAGTATTCGACTCAATGGTAAGTTACACATCTCAGGATAtatctaaatatttaatacacagatcataaaattttgttttagaTTGACTTGGTTGACAGAAGTATTAGTAGAGTGTTCATATCTAAAATGCTAAAGTTCTGTGGTCCACCTTATTCATTGGAGTTCTCGTTAATGttcattaaattaatcGAAAAGTTCATCAGATCAggtaaataatatattaatctCACAAGATAGAATAATATCATTctgaattttttaataaaaaatataataggAAATGGAGGACCAAACGTTCAAATTGAGATAGAGAATACTCTCATGAGGAAGTACATAAACCCTTTCGTAAAAGAATGTCTAGAGAATAACTATAACAACCAAGAAATAATACAGATCGCAAAACGatgtgattttaaaaatgacagtgaataattaagtaaaaATGCTAAAACATTTCTAATGCACAATCAATTACCCCaaacatatttttcaaatattatcgtacacattttaatacattttatttatttcgTTTTAACtatgtaaaaatattatattacattgtattataatatattgtacTAAATCAATTTCGCTAATcattttttcaatattaattttacatattaatCTATTTCACCTTTCTttctaaaatattcaatttttgtaaattattttaaattaaatcgacttattttttaattttctagCTAATTTTTTCCACtgtgtaaaatatcatGAATGAATTcctttcatatttattcGATTCTAAACttgaatattaaaatataaattataatatattgaaacGATATAAACAATGGAGTACTCGGATATTGGCGAATTTTCTGATCTAAAACTCCAAAATGTGCACAAGTTAAATGTCGCTTCAACGCTCAGCGAGCTTCCCATGAATAAAGGAAGTAACATATCCCCTCAGGCTCTAGGAATGTCTGTAAAGATGGACCTTGTAAAGAGAAGGGCGACTCAGACCGAGAAAGAAAAACAGTTTATGTACTCTGGAGCATTTACAAAGACTAAGTTATCCGGTGTTTCAGATGAAATACTATCCGCGGCAGATATATTGAACAAAATCAATGCCAGTACAACAAGTGGTGTTAATTTTGGAGAGAATTCGTTATTTTACAGGGAAGCGTTGGCAACTAGAATGTTGCTACGTAAAATGGCTTTAAAGAAGTTTGCAAACAACAATTACAGTGATGCACTTTTAAACGCCCATTACTCACTATTGCTTTCGAAAAAATTTCATTCTCAAGTGAGAAAAACACCACTGTGTGGAGAAATGGCAATAGAGCTTATGATACTAAGCAAGTGTTATGCCCAGATTGGACACTTTAAAAAGGGAAAGGAACACTTGGCTGAGTTTAGGTTCCTAGTGGAAAACACACTATTACAATATTCTAAAGGACCTGAGGCATTATCAGCTGATTCACAAAATGCTGTTATAGACTGTGATAAGAAGTTGTTCCTGACAATCGTATACATCCTAGCGGAAGTTTTAAGCAGTTACGGTATGTCAGAAGATGCAGAAATCTTCTTCTCAAAGTACCTCGCATTGTACGTTCAAATTTACGGTGAATTTGATCTTGGACTTACTAACGCACTCAGTAACGTATGCATATATATGATTAGGGATAAACAGTACCTGAAAGCACTTCCACTGTGCATTAAAAACTTGGAAATTCTAAAGAAACATTTAGGAGATTATGATTCCGAACAACCTAACATTAAGGTAGCAGATGcttataataatttgggtATTGTTTATAGGTTATTGAATAACCCAGTGGATGCATTACAGCAGTTTTTCAAGGCAATTGATATGAAAATGAGGTTGTACCGTGACCGTAATCACCCCTCAGTTCAGGACATCCTGTTGTCAATAGGATGCTGTTTTCATGTTCTAGGACAATTTACTTCAAGCGCATCGATATATAGAGAAGTTTATGCAACTCGCTGTGATTTACTAGGAAAATCACATACGTCAACCATTGCTGTtcatcaattaataaagGACCTTGAGAGAGATATTAATCTTGCATACAATGAATCAGATAATACTGAACCTAAAGTTGAACTGTTAGATAAGCAACTAAATACATATTCTAAGCTTAATCATAAAGAAAAAGAGCTACCGGTTTTAAACAGTACTACAGTAGATGTTTCAAGAATTGTGGCACTGTATTCAAACAAAATGGATAAAGTTGATTTGACCTCATCAAAAGTAAATTCTTGTTCTGAGGTTATATTCCCTACTGAACGTCTTTTGGATCTATCAAAGAAATTAAACCTTAAACTGATGAAGTTGCCGGTAATTAATGTACCAAAACTTTCAAAGGGAACCCTTTACATTAAAGACGGGCTTCCCGCAATGACACTTAACCCCGATGCGGAGGATATTCTACGAGATTGGGGAGTTGATCCACCTGAAGTATCAATATTAGGTGAAGTACTTAGTAATGAGTTA
Coding sequences:
- a CDS encoding serine/threonine protein kinase, putative (Tap349h10.p1c.C.cand.11 - score = 33.54;~SMART S_TKc (SM00220) at aa 92-391, E()=7.14e-93); translated protein: MDEEDYLLTPENYGNTSTDIYKKDESSHSKTDDSEPVKSKIAECVTSNNETIVNELSKSYNKSKSECISEFKEAEPNRFILDYKPCRDVECFKCLNKISEGTYGTVYRALEIKTGKIVALKHIKYHDVQWKEGFPLTYLREISILLQLNHPNILSVKEIVTNKKQDQFYMVMEYVEHELKTLLEENRPNFTLSERKCLLKQLLDGINYLHQNWVMHRDLKTTNILYNNSGLVKICDFGMARKFGVPIRKYTHNVVTHWYRAPELFLGEPYYTEKTDVWSIGCIFAELILSRPLFMGTNDADTLDKIFRLCGSPNEENWPGFSKLPGIVSNKFQIHKYNPSFENVFKVGIMGGMVHGSTCMTELGLDLLKKMLNIDPNQRISAKDALNHPYITQEKPRTQAIELMPTVPDTNSTSRTKRRQEKQDNQELESQSRFRGRVDPVKFLSMMKEKKISQR
- a CDS encoding mitochondrial carrier protein, putative (Tap349h10.p1c.cand.225 - score = 18.85;~SMART pfam:mito_carr (PF00153) at aa 97-185, E()=9.60e-13 and 195-288, E()=1.60e-07; 2 transmembrane domains at aa 13-35 and 70-92;~3 probable transmembrane helices predicted for TA09005 by TMHMM2.0 at aa 13-35, 70-92 and 193-215) produces the protein MVSLDEKVPNVYNIFKGSLVGGMIINIFLTPCDVVKNYWYYNNSLSKCRTQMSSLNVVKHIYNKNGLQSFWLGFTWSTPLTIFGQSMFLYTYDNIKNYVSPPIASLISRFISLVLSQPLDCMRTYYQATLYTSQRVTFKGIIKNNGFMSLYKGFNSTLIRDVPFSIIHWPINEFLYDKITSLRVYERRKMNKLESVLIPFGCGTVSSLIATFISQPFDIVKTNLQTVGVDTEEAKIHPNSSGKFSILSELKRIRGTYGIRGLFIGVMPRIIKVVPGSAIMSATYHIFN
- a CDS encoding uncharacterized protein (Tap349h10.p1c.cand.226 - score = 19.34;~SMART BTB (SM00225) at aa 58-178, E()-3.15e-04); this translates as MYTPKKTKAEDGFYPRSQYEFGSSSQLDSNSFNCMTQNSNDETTFYTQADKRVILNKNLVNFNVGGVKYTTTMSTLSNDANSKLYKYAYFTINGIETHDKEYNFDGFFNFTDSNSGGVANIFIDRDGKIFQYILNYLRDGDVICPDDPFVYQSILSDAKFYMLRGLVDAVSRIINKQEVLPEPKLNIPEPIHEVEELSSQKTQFEFCDSIPLTQHTNCDVYLPPHNVFLRIEENDNIEESIQFVQTTPVRLLGEQTFSTTADF
- a CDS encoding uncharacterized protein (Tap349h10.p1c.C.cand.10 - score = 42.30;~SMART RING (SM00184) at aa 9-52, E()=2.76e-07) encodes the protein MESWEFPFCIICYDRLLTNLTLLPTCGHIFHSECLNTWFNRLKLKTGSCPLCRTSVNINKVIPLNYSISRSDSNENSSSSDENKEYDHLRHQLSQASSDNLDLSQKIQSLKTENDDLQSKLNEEISIKEALTTENKDLKFTNEKNITTINGLANKVIDLNEKLTKFSHVSRYLENQNIPEAENLKSFLSQFTHEENMNILTSRIVELENSVSDLTERNRKLKNERDETDIIYKKLRMEFIKMYSYFNPPVEEKKIELPGINDNYSGSCTRMRPQKSNKNSMDHNSEHSGQLTPSSFLTNNHPMSPFINNRTKNVLDTSMSGQMNLTPGRTMKYSKIKKVKLVTPDYANNERSKLVSSHERRNTFIAYPSASPGSSPDPTGIRKPKSKLKPNYEIGNNGKNMDPLANNNKLPSIYAFFKAKDKDNSNII
- a CDS encoding uncharacterized protein (1 probable transmembrane helix predicted for TA09020 by TMHMM2.0 at aa 124-141), with product MDSSRLSDIHIQRDSFELIDVTEDEYKESKLFIESPDAIMDESVFFHIKKVISYLFCIEKHKPDKESRLNIDPENKAYESEFAKQLNRDVLNTLVDGYVGYAWLCEVCSRWINFLSNSAKNDDFSGTFIVYILIIYNYNIFV
- a CDS encoding uncharacterized protein (Tap349h10.p1c.cand.227 - score = 92.01) encodes the protein MFDGSKAIEALMSYLTSKYDTDRMRIYMEDKLSHDSWNPPELYWNLMKSPLVVSHMLKIYRDKPKDEFLSSWYQDYMNNFSSYIKMEQSEVNKEGLSRITSNFSVFTLRISEEIHKFLLTNNSSESIELDSLDSISPLFWHAENAYIYSQALLHFIYQWRIDLRGCRRLSQLIAKATTYPNEILRESQLNIDSVLEWSVSQIHLLMTNFSRFPTLHSSFKRLLSSKKSNEDKFNHQELCDFYDELSKTLKAFDSYGFLLFDIRSAPKTEKEHDDSSEEIVVDESVSQFGDKRADEYMRLRNAPEMPPLEAIRESNLLNDLIDDFSNRDSNIKESNSWIKYANLLVMLSVLSPYELLYFHYYEKVSNYIKKLPQREVWQQFYLPPDEYESDDSIGSIERYRDYGAMYDQEYGSSEEHSDASSITASDEYEIKTESHVHKAWQTETSNSILSSNVFSSSSSNKKLSKSRKRNGYMGSDNTDGSKSHDSANRENFKSRSGSSYYNIKRRKPSHDYEDALMDDVGSEYMEIKSTLESAIYNNINEQTKLGPGKNISKERLDEMKQLYSQFKLKCDKLMNIARNDLYSLYSIIHNQQDTVEGEYEMRKFIETNIASSVVISYINQRVLKSRNINELSDIKLMLLKEIADKHPVKRGLIILLLRDFCKLCVIGNMDESPNKLERLEAIVDLLVYISRFDRQCITIISVFDSMIDLVDRSISRVFISKMLKFCGPPYSLEFSLMFIKLIEKFIRSGNGGPNVQIEIENTLMRKYINPFVKECLENNYNNQEIIQIAKRCDFKNDSE